One window from the genome of Trabulsiella odontotermitis encodes:
- a CDS encoding sugar kinase, with the protein MSKVFTIGEILVEIMASQTGQSFDRPGVWHGPYPSGAPAIFIDQVTRFGVPCGIISCVGKDGFGDINVNRLAADGVDIRGISVLPLETTGSAFVTYHESGDRDFIFNIKNAACGKLSARHVDERLLKDCTHFHIMGSSLFSFHMVDAVKKAVTLVKQNGGVISFDPNIRKEMLDIPEMRDALHFVLELTDIYMPSEGEVLLLSSHATSERAIAGFLEDGVKEVIVKCGSKGASFWSATEQFHIGGYPVQEIDPTGAGDCFGGAYVACRQLGYSTRQALQYANASGAIAVTRRGPMEGTSMLADIRAFIEHHKATIRERA; encoded by the coding sequence ATGAGCAAAGTATTCACTATTGGAGAAATTCTGGTCGAAATTATGGCAAGCCAGACGGGTCAGTCGTTTGACCGGCCTGGCGTCTGGCATGGCCCTTATCCCAGCGGCGCCCCGGCGATTTTTATCGATCAGGTGACACGCTTCGGTGTGCCCTGCGGGATTATCAGTTGCGTCGGTAAGGATGGCTTTGGCGATATCAATGTCAATCGCCTGGCGGCGGATGGCGTCGATATTCGCGGTATTTCCGTACTGCCGCTGGAAACCACCGGTAGCGCCTTTGTGACTTACCATGAATCTGGCGACCGCGACTTTATCTTTAATATTAAAAACGCGGCCTGTGGGAAATTATCAGCCCGTCATGTGGACGAAAGGCTGCTGAAAGACTGTACCCATTTTCATATTATGGGATCATCGCTGTTCTCGTTCCATATGGTCGATGCGGTGAAAAAAGCGGTGACGCTGGTGAAACAGAACGGCGGTGTGATCTCGTTCGATCCGAATATTCGTAAAGAGATGCTCGATATCCCGGAAATGCGCGATGCCCTGCATTTTGTCCTTGAACTGACAGATATCTATATGCCCAGCGAAGGCGAAGTATTATTGCTTTCCTCGCATGCGACGTCTGAGCGCGCTATCGCCGGGTTCCTTGAGGATGGTGTGAAAGAGGTGATTGTAAAGTGTGGCAGCAAAGGGGCGAGTTTCTGGTCCGCCACCGAGCAGTTCCACATTGGTGGCTACCCGGTGCAGGAGATAGACCCGACCGGTGCGGGGGATTGTTTTGGCGGTGCTTATGTGGCCTGTCGCCAGTTGGGGTACAGCACCCGTCAGGCGTTACAGTACGCCAATGCCAGTGGTGCGATTGCGGTGACGCGGCGTGGGCCGATGGAGGGCACATCCATGCTGGCGGACATCCGGGCCTTTATCGAACATCACAAGGCCACTATTCGGGAAAGAGCCTGA
- the accC gene encoding acetyl-CoA carboxylase biotin carboxylase subunit, translating to MLDKIVIANRGEIALRILRACKELGIKTVAVHSTADRDLKHVLLADETVCIGPAPSVKSYLNIPAIISAAEITGAVAIHPGYGFLSENANFAEQVERSGFIFIGPKADTIRLMGDKVSAITAMKKAGVPTVPGSDGPLGDDMDVNRAHAKRIGYPVIIKASGGGGGRGMRVVRSDAELAQSISMTKAEAKAAFSNDMVYMEKYLENPRHIEIQVLADGQGNAIYLAERDCSMQRRHQKVVEEAPAPGITPELRRYIGERCSKACVDIGYRGAGTFEFLFENGEFYFIEMNTRIQVEHPVTEMITGVDLIKEQLRIAAGQPLSIKQDEVQVRGHAVECRINAEDPNTFLPSPGKITRFHAPGGFGVRWESHIYAGYTVPPYYDSMIGKLICYGESRDVAIARMRNALQELIIDGIKTNIDLQTRIMSDENFQHGGTNIHYLEKKLGMQEK from the coding sequence ATGCTGGATAAAATTGTCATCGCCAACCGTGGCGAGATTGCACTGCGTATTCTTCGTGCCTGTAAAGAACTGGGCATCAAGACCGTCGCAGTACACTCGACAGCGGATCGCGATTTAAAACATGTGCTGCTGGCTGACGAAACCGTGTGTATCGGTCCGGCGCCATCAGTCAAAAGCTATCTGAACATTCCGGCGATCATCAGCGCAGCTGAAATCACCGGCGCAGTGGCGATTCACCCGGGTTACGGCTTCCTGTCTGAAAACGCCAACTTCGCAGAACAGGTTGAACGTTCTGGCTTTATCTTCATCGGCCCGAAAGCTGACACCATCCGCCTGATGGGCGACAAAGTGTCGGCGATTACTGCCATGAAGAAAGCAGGCGTGCCAACTGTACCTGGCTCTGACGGCCCGCTGGGCGACGATATGGACGTTAACCGCGCGCATGCGAAACGCATCGGCTATCCGGTTATCATCAAAGCGTCCGGTGGCGGCGGTGGTCGCGGTATGCGCGTCGTGCGCAGCGATGCTGAACTGGCGCAATCTATCTCCATGACCAAAGCGGAAGCGAAAGCGGCTTTCAGCAACGACATGGTCTATATGGAGAAATACCTGGAAAACCCACGCCACATCGAAATTCAGGTGCTGGCTGACGGTCAGGGTAACGCTATCTATCTGGCGGAACGTGACTGCTCCATGCAGCGTCGTCACCAGAAAGTGGTTGAAGAAGCACCGGCACCGGGCATTACCCCGGAACTGCGTCGTTACATCGGCGAACGCTGCTCTAAGGCGTGTGTTGATATCGGCTATCGCGGTGCAGGTACGTTCGAATTCCTGTTCGAAAACGGCGAGTTCTATTTCATCGAAATGAACACCCGTATTCAGGTTGAGCACCCGGTCACTGAAATGATCACCGGTGTTGACCTGATCAAAGAGCAGCTGCGTATTGCCGCGGGTCAGCCGCTGTCAATCAAACAGGATGAAGTTCAGGTGCGCGGTCATGCGGTGGAATGCCGTATCAACGCCGAAGATCCGAACACCTTCCTGCCGAGCCCGGGAAAAATCACGCGTTTCCACGCGCCGGGCGGCTTTGGTGTCCGTTGGGAGTCTCATATCTACGCGGGCTACACTGTTCCGCCGTACTATGACTCAATGATCGGTAAGCTTATCTGCTACGGCGAAAGCCGTGACGTGGCGATTGCCCGTATGAGAAACGCCCTGCAGGAACTTATCATTGACGGCATCAAAACCAACATTGATCTGCAGACGCGCATTATGAGCGACGAGAACTTCCAGCATGGTGGCACCAACATCCACTATCTGGAGAAAAAACTCGGTATGCAAGAGAAGTAA
- the accB gene encoding acetyl-CoA carboxylase biotin carboxyl carrier protein codes for MDIRKIKKLIELVEESGIAELEISEGEESVRISRAPAASAFPMMQQAYAAPVMQQPAPAAVAAPAAAAEAPAKAEISGHIVRSPMVGTFYRTPSPDAKAFVEIGQKVNVGDTLCIVEAMKMMNQIEADKSGTVKAILVESGQPVEFDEPLVVIE; via the coding sequence ATGGATATTCGTAAGATTAAAAAACTGATCGAGCTGGTTGAAGAATCAGGCATCGCTGAACTGGAAATTTCTGAAGGCGAAGAATCTGTTCGCATTAGCCGCGCACCGGCTGCGTCAGCCTTCCCGATGATGCAACAGGCTTATGCCGCGCCTGTTATGCAACAGCCAGCCCCGGCTGCCGTTGCCGCGCCAGCCGCCGCTGCAGAAGCACCGGCGAAAGCTGAAATCAGTGGTCACATCGTACGTTCCCCGATGGTTGGTACTTTCTACCGTACGCCGAGCCCGGACGCGAAAGCGTTTGTGGAAATTGGCCAGAAAGTTAACGTGGGCGATACCCTGTGCATCGTAGAAGCGATGAAAATGATGAACCAGATCGAAGCCGACAAATCAGGGACCGTGAAAGCGATCCTGGTGGAAAGTGGGCAACCGGTAGAATTTGACGAGCCGCTGGTCGTCATCGAGTAA
- the aroQ gene encoding type II 3-dehydroquinate dehydratase → MTEKFHILLLNGPNLNMLGTREPEKYGTLSLTEIINRLAAEAASLNVAFDHLQSNAEHVLIDRIHQAKDNVDYILINPAAFTHTSVALRDALLAVSIPFIEIHLSNVHAREPFRHHSYLSDIAAGVICGLGADGYSYALQTAVKRLSPSH, encoded by the coding sequence ATGACTGAAAAGTTTCACATTTTGCTTTTGAACGGGCCGAACCTTAACATGCTCGGCACCCGGGAGCCGGAGAAGTACGGAACCCTGAGTCTGACGGAAATTATTAACCGTCTGGCGGCGGAAGCGGCCTCTCTGAATGTGGCGTTTGATCATCTGCAGTCCAACGCGGAGCATGTACTCATCGACCGAATTCATCAGGCTAAAGACAACGTTGACTATATCCTGATTAATCCGGCCGCGTTTACACATACCAGCGTGGCCCTTCGTGATGCGCTTCTGGCTGTCAGTATCCCGTTTATCGAGATTCACCTGAGCAATGTGCACGCACGTGAACCATTCCGCCATCATTCGTATCTGTCGGATATCGCCGCTGGCGTTATCTGTGGACTCGGTGCGGACGGTTATTCATACGCTTTACAGACGGCGGTAAAACGCCTGTCACCATCACACTAA
- the msrQ gene encoding protein-methionine-sulfoxide reductase heme-binding subunit MsrQ, whose amino-acid sequence MRLTAKQVLWLKVFLHLAAFLPFLWLLWAGSQGYFSADPAKDIQHFTGRMALKLLLATLLISPLARYAKQPLLIRTRRLLGLWCFAWATLHLSCYALLELGINNLALLGQEVVSRPYLTLGLASWLILLALAVTSPQAMQRKLGPRWQKLHNFVYLVAILAPIHYLWSVKILSPQPIIYAALAVALLVWRYKKFRLWFR is encoded by the coding sequence GTGCGATTAACGGCGAAACAGGTGCTGTGGCTGAAAGTTTTCCTTCATCTGGCGGCATTTTTACCCTTTTTGTGGCTGCTATGGGCCGGATCACAAGGTTATTTCAGCGCCGATCCGGCGAAAGATATCCAGCATTTTACCGGTCGGATGGCTCTGAAATTATTGCTGGCAACCTTGCTGATTTCGCCGCTGGCGCGCTACGCTAAACAGCCATTACTGATCCGCACGCGCCGGTTGCTGGGATTATGGTGTTTCGCGTGGGCCACGTTGCACCTCAGTTGCTATGCGCTGCTGGAGCTTGGCATCAATAATCTGGCGCTGTTGGGGCAGGAAGTCGTCAGTCGACCTTATTTAACGCTCGGACTGGCAAGCTGGTTGATTTTGCTGGCGCTGGCGGTAACATCTCCGCAGGCGATGCAGCGGAAACTGGGGCCACGATGGCAAAAACTGCACAACTTCGTCTATCTTGTCGCGATCCTCGCTCCCATTCACTATCTGTGGTCGGTGAAGATCCTGTCGCCCCAGCCGATCATCTACGCAGCGCTGGCTGTCGCGCTTTTAGTGTGGCGTTACAAGAAGTTCCGTCTGTGGTTCCGCTAA
- the msrP gene encoding protein-methionine-sulfoxide reductase catalytic subunit MsrP, whose protein sequence is MKTKTLTEADVTAESVFMMQRRQVLKMLGISATALTLSPAAHADLLSWFKGNDRPPAPSGKPLTFDKPAEWQNTLPLTPEDKVTGYNNFYEFGLDKADPAANAGSLKSDPWTLTIDGEVAKPLKLDHDDLSRRFPLEERIYRMRCVEAWSMVVPWIGFPLHKLLALVEPTSNAKYVAFKTIYAPDDMPGQKDRFIGGGLKYPYVEGLRLDEAMHPLTLLTVGVYGKALPPQNGAPVRLTVPWKYGFKGIKSIVSITLTREQPPTTWNLAASDEYGFYANVNPHVDHPRWSQATERFIGSGGVLDVKRQPTLLFNGYADQVASLYRGLNLKENF, encoded by the coding sequence ATGAAAACCAAAACATTGACGGAAGCCGATGTCACCGCGGAATCTGTCTTTATGATGCAGCGCCGCCAGGTCCTGAAAATGCTCGGGATCAGCGCGACGGCGCTGACATTATCTCCCGCAGCACACGCCGATTTGCTCAGTTGGTTTAAAGGTAATGATCGCCCGCCCGCCCCTTCCGGGAAACCGCTGACGTTTGATAAACCAGCTGAATGGCAGAACACCCTGCCGCTGACGCCGGAAGATAAAGTCACCGGTTACAATAATTTCTATGAATTCGGTCTCGATAAAGCTGATCCAGCGGCCAATGCCGGTTCGCTGAAAAGCGATCCCTGGACATTGACCATCGACGGCGAAGTGGCAAAACCCCTGAAACTCGATCATGACGATCTCTCCCGGCGCTTCCCGCTGGAAGAACGCATCTATCGGATGCGCTGCGTTGAGGCCTGGTCGATGGTCGTGCCGTGGATTGGTTTCCCGCTCCACAAACTACTGGCGCTGGTCGAACCCACCAGCAATGCGAAATACGTGGCGTTCAAAACTATCTATGCGCCCGACGATATGCCGGGCCAGAAGGATCGCTTTATCGGCGGCGGACTGAAATACCCTTACGTTGAAGGGCTGCGTCTGGACGAAGCAATGCACCCGCTGACGCTGCTGACCGTCGGTGTTTATGGCAAAGCGCTACCGCCACAAAACGGTGCGCCGGTGCGTCTTACCGTGCCGTGGAAGTATGGGTTTAAGGGGATCAAGTCGATCGTCAGTATTACTCTGACCCGTGAACAACCGCCCACCACCTGGAATCTGGCGGCGTCAGATGAATATGGCTTCTATGCCAACGTTAATCCGCATGTCGATCATCCCCGCTGGTCGCAGGCTACAGAGCGTTTTATCGGCTCTGGCGGCGTGCTGGATGTCAAACGTCAGCCAACGCTGCTGTTTAACGGTTATGCCGATCAGGTCGCGTCGCTCTACCGCGGTCTTAATCTCAAGGAGAATTTTTAG
- a CDS encoding MDR family oxidoreductase encodes MQALILEQQDGKTVASVQPLDESQLPQGDVSVDIQWSSLNYKDALAITGKGKIIRNFPMVPGIDFSGVVHSSEDPRFHVGQQVLLTGWGVGENHWGGLSQRARVKGDWLVAMPQGLDGRKAMIIGTAGFTAMLCVMALEDAGIRPQDGEIVVTGASGGVGSTAVALLHKLGYQVTAVSGRESTHDYLRSLGANRILGRDEFSESRPLEKQLWAGAVDTVGDKVLAKVLAQMNYGGCVAACGLAGGFALPTTVMPFILRNVRLQGVDSVMTPAARRAEAWKRLTQDLPESFFVQSATEITLAQAPEYADKIINNQTQGRTLVKLA; translated from the coding sequence ATGCAGGCGTTAATCTTAGAACAGCAGGACGGAAAAACCGTCGCGTCCGTTCAGCCCCTTGACGAAAGTCAGCTGCCGCAAGGCGATGTGAGTGTCGATATCCAGTGGTCCAGCCTCAATTATAAAGACGCGCTGGCGATCACTGGCAAAGGCAAAATCATTCGCAACTTCCCGATGGTGCCGGGGATTGATTTCTCGGGTGTGGTACACAGCAGCGAAGATCCGCGTTTTCATGTCGGCCAGCAGGTGCTGCTTACCGGCTGGGGCGTGGGGGAAAACCACTGGGGTGGCCTGTCGCAGCGTGCACGGGTAAAAGGTGACTGGCTGGTTGCTATGCCGCAGGGTCTGGACGGACGCAAAGCGATGATTATCGGCACCGCGGGCTTTACGGCAATGTTGTGCGTGATGGCGCTGGAAGATGCCGGTATTCGTCCGCAGGATGGCGAGATTGTCGTGACCGGCGCCAGCGGCGGCGTGGGCAGTACGGCTGTGGCGCTGCTGCACAAGCTCGGTTATCAGGTGACCGCGGTATCTGGTCGCGAAAGCACCCATGACTATCTGCGCTCGTTGGGTGCTAACCGCATTTTGGGGCGTGATGAATTTTCCGAATCCCGTCCGCTGGAAAAACAACTGTGGGCCGGTGCAGTAGATACCGTGGGCGATAAAGTGCTGGCGAAAGTGCTGGCGCAGATGAACTATGGCGGCTGCGTCGCGGCCTGCGGTCTGGCGGGTGGCTTTGCGCTGCCGACCACGGTTATGCCATTTATTCTGCGTAACGTACGCCTGCAGGGTGTCGATTCCGTCATGACACCCGCGGCTCGTCGTGCCGAAGCGTGGAAGCGTCTGACGCAGGATCTGCCTGAGTCCTTTTTCGTGCAAAGCGCCACGGAAATCACCCTGGCGCAGGCGCCGGAATATGCTGACAAAATCATCAATAACCAGACGCAGGGCCGTACGCTGGTGAAGTTAGCGTAA
- the csrD gene encoding RNase E specificity factor CsrD, producing the protein MRLTTKFSAFVTLLVGLAIFVTLVGCSLSFYNGIQIKLQHRVQAVAITLDNRLMTTPFDKLRPQLDELLEPVDIVRLDFLVGGKPIFNHVRQVSYRPAGSSYQYRELEVSSLKNPGMTIHVVYLDPMVNYFNSLSTTVPLTLAIAFMVLVIFFSVRWLRRQLAGQELLDSRSARILNGARGQQAKGSVHEWPARTSSALDMLLSEIQFASDQRSRMDTLIRSYAAQDTRTGLSNRLFFDNQLATLLEDQEKVGAHGIVMMIRLPDFDLLRDNWGRTAAEEYLFTVINLLSTFILRYSGALLARYHRSDFAVLLPHRTLKEADSIASQLLKAMEALPTTKIRERDDMMHIGICAWRSGQSTNQVMEHAEAATRNAVLQGSNGWAVYDDSLPEKGRGNVRWRTMIEQMLTRGGPRFYQKPAVTLEGRVHHRELMCRIYDGQEEVISAEYMPMVLQFGLSEEYDRLQITRLIPFLSFWPEENLALQVTVESLIRPRFQRWLRDTLMQCEKSQRKRIIFELAEADVCQHISRLQPVMRLISALGVRVAVIQAGLTLVSTDWIQLLDVEIIKLHPGLVRNIEKRSENQLLVQSLVEACKGTSTRVFATGLRRRGEWQVLTECGVTGGQGDFFAGSQPLDTSVKKYSQRYSV; encoded by the coding sequence ATGCGATTAACGACGAAATTTTCGGCTTTTGTCACGCTGCTGGTCGGTCTGGCAATTTTCGTAACCCTGGTGGGTTGCTCGCTGAGCTTTTATAACGGGATCCAGATTAAGCTCCAGCACCGCGTGCAGGCGGTCGCGATCACGCTGGATAACCGCCTCATGACGACCCCGTTCGACAAACTGCGTCCGCAGCTGGATGAGCTGCTGGAGCCCGTCGACATCGTTCGTCTCGACTTTCTCGTCGGTGGAAAACCGATATTTAACCATGTCCGGCAAGTCAGCTATCGTCCCGCCGGCAGCAGCTATCAGTATCGCGAGCTGGAAGTCAGTTCGCTGAAAAACCCGGGCATGACGATTCATGTGGTCTACCTGGATCCAATGGTGAATTATTTCAATTCATTATCGACGACAGTGCCGCTGACGCTGGCGATTGCCTTTATGGTGCTGGTGATTTTTTTCTCTGTGCGCTGGCTGCGACGACAACTGGCCGGGCAGGAGTTGCTGGATTCTCGTTCGGCAAGGATCTTAAACGGCGCGCGCGGTCAGCAGGCAAAAGGCTCGGTACACGAATGGCCCGCCCGCACCAGCAGCGCGCTGGATATGCTGCTCTCCGAGATTCAGTTTGCCAGCGATCAGCGCAGCCGCATGGATACGCTGATTCGCTCTTATGCCGCCCAGGATACGCGCACCGGGCTGAGCAATCGCCTGTTCTTCGACAATCAACTGGCGACACTGCTGGAAGATCAGGAAAAGGTCGGAGCGCACGGGATAGTGATGATGATCCGTCTGCCGGATTTCGACCTTTTGCGTGATAATTGGGGGCGAACAGCCGCAGAAGAGTATCTATTCACCGTAATTAACCTACTTTCTACCTTTATATTGCGCTATTCGGGTGCGCTTCTTGCGCGTTATCATCGTAGTGATTTTGCGGTGCTTTTGCCGCACCGGACGTTAAAAGAGGCAGACAGCATCGCCAGTCAGCTGTTGAAAGCCATGGAAGCGCTGCCGACGACGAAAATCCGTGAGCGTGATGACATGATGCATATCGGCATCTGCGCCTGGCGGAGCGGTCAGTCGACGAACCAGGTGATGGAACATGCCGAAGCGGCTACCCGTAACGCCGTGCTTCAGGGAAGTAACGGTTGGGCCGTGTATGACGATTCGCTACCGGAAAAAGGGCGCGGCAACGTGCGCTGGCGAACGATGATCGAACAGATGTTGACCCGTGGCGGTCCGCGCTTCTACCAGAAACCGGCAGTGACGCTTGAGGGTCGGGTTCATCATCGTGAACTGATGTGTCGTATTTATGATGGGCAAGAAGAAGTCATCTCGGCGGAATATATGCCGATGGTATTACAGTTCGGGTTGTCGGAAGAGTATGACCGGTTGCAGATCACGCGCCTGATTCCTTTTCTCTCGTTCTGGCCAGAAGAAAATCTGGCGTTGCAGGTAACGGTGGAGTCGTTGATCCGCCCGCGTTTCCAGCGCTGGCTGCGGGATACATTAATGCAATGCGAAAAATCGCAACGAAAACGCATTATTTTTGAACTTGCTGAGGCGGATGTTTGTCAACATATCAGCCGTTTACAGCCTGTTATGCGTTTAATTAGCGCTTTAGGTGTACGCGTCGCTGTGATACAAGCAGGTTTAACGCTGGTCAGTACGGACTGGATCCAGCTTCTGGACGTTGAAATTATTAAGCTTCATCCAGGACTGGTGCGTAATATTGAGAAGCGAAGTGAAAACCAGCTTCTGGTACAAAGTCTGGTGGAAGCCTGTAAAGGCACCTCGACCCGGGTTTTTGCCACCGGGCTACGCCGCCGGGGCGAGTGGCAGGTACTGACAGAGTGTGGCGTCACGGGGGGGCAGGGCGATTTTTTTGCGGGCTCACAGCCACTTGACACCAGTGTGAAAAAATATTCTCAAAGATACTCTGTTTGA